In Massilia forsythiae, one DNA window encodes the following:
- the tsaB gene encoding tRNA (adenosine(37)-N6)-threonylcarbamoyltransferase complex dimerization subunit type 1 TsaB has protein sequence MAIILAIETSSELASCALFDSAAGNQASARESAGVRTHSQSVLPMVQELLREAGIALADCDAIAFGAGPGSFTGVRTACGVAQGLAFGAGLPVLPLVTLEAMAEACRARSGADHVLAVLDARMNEVYWAQYRHVGGAWEAVSAPALCAPQAVAPLALPEGAALAACGNGFTAYPDAFAGQAFAAGALADILPHARALALLGARALADGRAMPADAAQPIYLRNKVAYTSAERQALNAAAPGAGAR, from the coding sequence TCGAAACTTCCTCCGAACTCGCCTCGTGCGCGCTGTTCGACAGCGCCGCCGGCAACCAGGCCAGCGCGCGCGAAAGCGCCGGCGTGCGCACCCATTCCCAATCCGTGCTGCCGATGGTGCAGGAACTGTTGCGCGAGGCCGGGATCGCGCTGGCCGACTGCGACGCGATCGCCTTCGGCGCCGGCCCCGGCTCCTTCACCGGCGTGCGCACCGCCTGTGGCGTGGCCCAGGGCCTGGCCTTCGGCGCCGGCCTGCCGGTGCTGCCGCTGGTCACGCTGGAAGCGATGGCCGAGGCCTGCCGCGCGCGCAGCGGCGCCGACCACGTGCTGGCGGTGCTGGACGCGCGCATGAACGAAGTCTATTGGGCGCAATACCGCCATGTCGGCGGCGCCTGGGAAGCCGTGAGCGCGCCGGCCCTGTGCGCCCCGCAGGCGGTGGCGCCGCTGGCGCTGCCCGAGGGCGCCGCGCTGGCCGCCTGCGGCAACGGTTTTACGGCCTATCCGGATGCATTCGCCGGCCAGGCCTTCGCCGCGGGCGCCCTGGCCGACATCCTGCCGCATGCGCGCGCGCTGGCGCTGCTGGGCGCGCGCGCACTGGCGGACGGCCGGGCAATGCCGGCCGATGCGGCGCAGCCGATCTACCTGCGCAACAAGGTAGCGTACACCAGCGCCGAGCGCCAGGCCCTGAATGCGGCGGCGCCGGGAGCGGGCGCCCGATGA